A single region of the candidate division WOR-3 bacterium genome encodes:
- the rpsP gene encoding 30S ribosomal protein S16: protein MVKIRLKRIGQRNRPFYRIVVADSRRSRDGKYIESVGYYNPKTKHLTLNKQRVEYWLSKGAQATDTAKRLYARYIKQTQTLDAGENSSETDVHARI from the coding sequence TTGGTAAAGATAAGACTGAAACGAATCGGACAGCGTAATCGTCCGTTTTATCGGATAGTAGTAGCAGATTCACGACGCTCGAGGGACGGCAAATATATTGAGTCCGTAGGATACTATAATCCGAAAACTAAGCATCTAACCCTAAATAAACAACGAGTCGAATACTGGCTGTCAAAAGGTGCACAGGCTACAGACACTGCCAAACGACTCTATGCTCGATACATAAAGCAAACGCAAACGCTCGATGCGGGTGAAAACTCATCCGAAACGGATGTCCACGCCCGCATTTAG
- the rmuC gene encoding DNA recombination protein RmuC: protein MNIVVLVLSVVIIGLLIYLLLRPQRPQAEQSLMMLQNQIESLRNQTSDSLTKQQQLINQQLAQITSQINQQLQTIVQQLSMTTGHIGERLDKAATVISDVKKEIGGLAQASKQIFDVGKDIAKLSEILKAPKTRGLLGEFFLNDLLSQILPQDYYELQYPFKSAKVDAVVKLGPKLVPIDAKFPLENFSRIIESSSDDERARFRKEFLKDVRKHIDDIANKYILPDEGTYDFALMYIPAENVYYEVIIKENPEEKSVAKYALERKVIPVSPNSLYAYLQAIVLGLRGLKIEQSAEQILQALQKLTNDFDSFREDFETLGTHLRNAQGKYESAEKKLIKFDDKLSSLESISPEENIKKLT, encoded by the coding sequence ATGAATATTGTTGTCTTAGTTCTATCAGTTGTTATTATTGGATTGCTTATCTATTTGCTGTTGCGACCACAAAGACCTCAGGCTGAACAGAGTTTAATGATGCTACAGAATCAAATTGAGAGTTTAAGAAATCAGACCAGTGATAGTTTAACAAAACAACAGCAGTTAATTAATCAGCAACTGGCACAAATTACATCACAAATTAATCAACAACTGCAGACAATTGTTCAGCAACTTTCAATGACCACGGGTCATATTGGTGAACGGTTAGATAAAGCCGCAACAGTGATTTCGGATGTTAAAAAAGAAATCGGCGGACTTGCTCAAGCATCGAAACAGATATTTGATGTGGGTAAGGATATTGCTAAATTATCAGAAATTCTGAAAGCACCGAAAACTCGAGGGCTTTTAGGTGAATTTTTTCTAAACGATTTATTGAGCCAGATTTTACCTCAGGATTATTATGAATTACAATATCCGTTTAAGTCGGCTAAAGTGGATGCAGTAGTAAAACTCGGTCCGAAATTAGTTCCCATAGATGCCAAATTTCCCTTAGAAAACTTTTCTCGCATCATCGAAAGTTCAAGTGATGACGAAAGAGCGCGATTCCGTAAGGAATTCTTAAAAGATGTGAGAAAACATATTGATGATATTGCCAATAAATATATTCTACCGGATGAGGGAACTTATGACTTTGCGCTGATGTATATCCCAGCAGAAAATGTCTATTATGAAGTAATTATCAAAGAAAATCCAGAGGAGAAGAGTGTTGCTAAATATGCCTTAGAGCGGAAAGTGATTCCGGTTTCGCCGAATAGTCTTTATGCTTATCTTCAAGCAATTGTGCTTGGTTTACGCGGTTTGAAAATTGAGCAGAGCGCGGAACAGATTTTACAAGCATTACAAAAACTGACCAATGATTTTGATAGTTTTCGCGAAGATTTTGAAACCTTAGGAACGCATTTGAGAAATGCCCAAGGAAAATACGAATCTGCGGAAAAGAAACTTATTAAATTTGACGATAAACTATCAAGTCTGGAATCAATCAGTCCTGAAGAAAACATCAAAAAACTGACATAA
- a CDS encoding heparan-alpha-glucosaminide N-acetyltransferase domain-containing protein, giving the protein MKISFIYTSPIPDRWRALDVLRGVALFFMILGNFLAYYKTLPSWFWHASWNGLTIADLGVPIFLFALGISYQLSWHKRIRYNTKLSAVLHFLKRYFILFAFGFLGYFVAMGKFQWEVLQLIGAVGILALGFMFMKPFLRIIIALLLLIVYQITILNGAHNWVMNFIETGLAGPYAILAWNFVLITGSVLAYLLKSKQKKDPFGILAIWALIYLFVGALLSLLIPFNKHLVSISYIIFSTGVAIVGLFLFHIITEIGHHRIFIFETLGKNALVGYITSQLLSVIIYKVLPNFQNGALLIFISFIILFICILLASFLDTRKVYFWL; this is encoded by the coding sequence TTGAAAATCTCGTTTATCTATACTTCACCAATTCCAGACCGATGGCGGGCATTAGATGTTTTACGCGGAGTTGCGCTCTTCTTTATGATACTGGGAAATTTTCTTGCCTACTATAAAACTCTACCTTCTTGGTTTTGGCATGCTTCTTGGAATGGTCTTACTATTGCTGACTTAGGTGTTCCAATTTTTCTTTTTGCCCTTGGTATTTCTTATCAACTCTCTTGGCATAAAAGAATTAGATATAATACCAAACTTTCTGCTGTTCTCCATTTCTTAAAAAGATACTTTATCCTCTTTGCGTTTGGTTTCTTGGGCTATTTTGTCGCAATGGGCAAATTCCAATGGGAAGTATTACAACTAATCGGTGCAGTTGGAATTTTGGCTTTGGGCTTTATGTTTATGAAACCATTTCTCCGCATAATTATTGCTCTGTTATTGCTTATCGTTTATCAAATTACAATTCTTAATGGCGCGCACAATTGGGTTATGAATTTTATAGAAACCGGTTTAGCCGGTCCTTATGCCATTCTTGCCTGGAATTTTGTTCTTATTACGGGTTCAGTGCTGGCGTATTTACTCAAATCAAAACAAAAGAAAGATCCCTTTGGTATTTTAGCCATCTGGGCATTAATCTATCTCTTTGTTGGCGCATTACTCTCTTTGCTTATTCCTTTTAATAAACATCTGGTCTCAATCTCTTATATTATATTTTCTACTGGAGTTGCCATCGTGGGATTATTCCTTTTCCACATTATTACTGAAATTGGACATCACCGCATCTTTATTTTCGAGACCTTAGGTAAAAACGCTTTAGTCGGCTATATTACCAGTCAACTTCTAAGTGTAATTATCTACAAGGTATTACCTAATTTTCAGAATGGAGCCTTGCTTATCTTTATCTCATTCATAATTTTGTTTATCTGTATTCTCCTTGCTAGTTTTCTGGATACAAGAAAAGTTTATTTTTGGCTTTAA
- the recR gene encoding recombination mediator RecR: MTKVLNNLIEQLMKLPSIGRKTAQRISFYLLKAKTEEVEDLAQAIIEAKRKLHFCPVCFNLTENELCEICQAPDRDRTIICVVEDPADILSIERSHKYNGLYHVLGGALSPIDDIGPEELKIKELVQRLTKEKFAEVIIATNPTREGEATAHYLVKVLKPLGVKITRIARGLPIGSDLDLADETTISEAFEGRKEFQ, translated from the coding sequence ATGACCAAGGTTCTTAATAATCTCATTGAACAACTGATGAAATTACCGAGTATTGGCCGAAAAACTGCTCAGCGCATAAGTTTCTATCTGCTTAAAGCCAAAACCGAAGAAGTCGAAGACTTGGCTCAAGCCATCATTGAAGCCAAAAGAAAACTTCATTTCTGTCCGGTGTGTTTTAATCTCACAGAGAATGAACTCTGTGAGATCTGTCAAGCACCTGACCGTGACCGAACTATAATATGTGTGGTTGAAGACCCGGCAGATATTCTTTCCATTGAAAGGAGTCATAAATACAACGGTTTGTATCATGTCTTAGGCGGAGCGCTTTCACCAATTGATGATATCGGACCAGAGGAGTTAAAAATAAAAGAACTGGTGCAAAGATTAACTAAAGAGAAATTCGCTGAAGTTATCATTGCAACTAATCCCACTCGCGAAGGTGAAGCCACAGCCCATTATTTAGTTAAAGTGCTAAAACCGTTAGGTGTTAAAATAACCCGTATTGCTCGGGGCTTACCCATTGGCAGTGATTTAGATTTAGCCGACGAAACAACTATTTCTGAAGCATTTGAAGGCAGAAAAGAATTTCAATAA
- a CDS encoding YbaB/EbfC family nucleoid-associated protein, whose amino-acid sequence MMNFDFKKLAKIQETINQAMAKVKAEASAGGDMVKAVADGYGNIVSIKIEPELLKDLDLEMLQDLIVAAVNEAKNKAKEEVQKEIERIIGFPLPPFPQV is encoded by the coding sequence ATGATGAATTTCGATTTTAAGAAACTGGCAAAAATTCAAGAAACTATCAATCAAGCAATGGCTAAAGTTAAAGCTGAAGCCTCAGCCGGCGGCGATATGGTAAAAGCAGTTGCTGACGGATATGGCAATATTGTCTCAATTAAAATTGAGCCGGAACTGCTAAAAGATTTAGACCTTGAGATGTTACAAGACTTAATCGTAGCCGCAGTTAATGAAGCCAAAAATAAAGCAAAAGAAGAAGTCCAAAAGGAAATTGAAAGAATCATTGGATTTCCCTTACCACCATTTCCTCAGGTGTGA
- the dnaX gene encoding DNA polymerase III subunit gamma/tau: protein MDYQVLPLKYRPQTLDELWIQEHIKTTLKKAIKDNRVAHAYLFAGPRGVGKTTTARILAKSLNCVKGPTLTPCQKCSVCQEITNSQSLDVIEIDGASNRGIDQIRELRENIKYLPTACPYKIYIIDEVHMLTEQAFNALLKTLEEPPKHVKFIFATTAPHKVPSTILSRCQRFDFHRATVEEIVKRLQWIAEKENIKVSEEALFAIGKRADGSIRDAESILDQLRAYKPEGIELKDVEDLLGIISSSVFFEYTELILTNDSNPERKMLEFIDRIFSTGYDFMEFFSGLLEHFRLLLMVKLGVKKHILGILPSDYPKLAEQAQKFSQEKILAIMKFIADNENEVKRSTEPKILFEILSLRLLDLSVDTTKCLSLSKNEVNAKFTTRNTNTPKTTETINEVNSKLSNRNSNDAQTIETISEPTSNLIGERVPQSLSETNTSWEQIDVSDASALLMLWQCLISELKNCRPYLAQCLAMVSVDKMVNNTIILILDQKSASDHKDFIEQEKSDIERRLSEMLKKPIRIALQISQVCVSNDTLKEKEPLTSDTEQVNQSIRADKNQPLTDPEAIFKSVFPNGKRIK from the coding sequence ATGGATTATCAGGTTTTACCGCTAAAATACCGACCCCAAACTTTGGACGAATTATGGATTCAAGAACATATTAAAACAACACTCAAAAAGGCAATTAAAGATAATCGAGTAGCCCATGCTTATCTTTTTGCTGGTCCACGAGGCGTCGGCAAAACAACTACTGCTCGAATTTTGGCAAAGAGTCTGAATTGTGTTAAGGGTCCAACTTTAACCCCTTGTCAAAAATGTTCGGTTTGCCAAGAAATTACTAATTCCCAGAGTTTAGATGTAATTGAAATTGACGGTGCATCTAATCGAGGCATTGACCAAATTCGCGAACTGCGCGAGAATATAAAATATTTGCCAACCGCGTGCCCCTATAAAATCTATATTATTGACGAAGTCCATATGTTAACCGAACAGGCATTTAATGCTTTGCTTAAAACCTTAGAAGAACCGCCCAAACATGTAAAGTTTATTTTTGCCACGACCGCACCTCATAAAGTACCCAGCACAATTTTATCGCGTTGCCAACGATTTGATTTCCACCGAGCAACAGTTGAAGAAATTGTTAAACGATTACAATGGATTGCAGAAAAAGAAAATATTAAAGTCAGCGAAGAAGCACTATTTGCTATTGGTAAACGCGCTGACGGCTCAATACGCGATGCGGAAAGCATCCTGGACCAACTGCGAGCATATAAACCTGAAGGCATTGAATTAAAAGATGTGGAAGACCTTTTAGGCATTATCTCGTCATCCGTCTTCTTTGAGTATACCGAACTGATTTTGACTAATGATAGTAATCCAGAACGGAAAATGTTAGAATTTATCGACCGAATCTTTTCGACTGGTTATGATTTTATGGAATTTTTCTCTGGATTGTTAGAGCACTTTCGGTTATTGTTAATGGTGAAATTAGGCGTTAAAAAACATATATTGGGAATACTTCCCAGTGATTATCCGAAGTTAGCAGAACAAGCCCAAAAATTCAGTCAGGAAAAAATCTTAGCCATAATGAAATTTATTGCGGATAATGAGAACGAAGTAAAAAGAAGTACAGAGCCAAAGATTCTTTTTGAAATTCTTTCTTTGCGACTGCTGGATTTATCAGTTGATACCACCAAATGTCTAAGTCTTTCGAAAAACGAAGTGAATGCAAAATTCACTACCAGAAATACTAATACTCCCAAGACTACTGAGACCATCAATGAAGTGAATTCGAAACTCAGTAACCGAAATTCTAATGATGCTCAAACTATTGAGACAATCTCAGAACCTACTTCAAATTTAATCGGCGAAAGGGTTCCTCAATCTCTCTCGGAAACAAATACGTCTTGGGAACAAATTGATGTTTCAGACGCTTCAGCCTTATTAATGTTATGGCAATGTTTAATTTCTGAGTTAAAGAATTGCCGGCCGTATTTAGCCCAATGTTTGGCAATGGTCTCAGTTGATAAAATGGTCAACAATACAATAATACTCATCTTAGACCAAAAATCGGCTTCAGACCATAAGGATTTTATTGAACAAGAAAAATCCGATATTGAACGTCGCTTGTCGGAGATGCTAAAAAAGCCCATACGCATTGCTTTGCAAATTTCTCAAGTTTGTGTTAGTAATGATACCCTAAAAGAAAAAGAACCCCTAACCTCAGATACCGAACAGGTAAACCAATCAATTCGAGCAGATAAAAACCAACCGTTAACTGACCCAGAAGCAATTTTTAAGTCGGTCTTTCCTAATGGCAAACGCATAAAATAA
- a CDS encoding ABC transporter substrate-binding protein — MTKLLNAIIAILTLVLIFIIVYPQWQESRPVTVRIGCDSTVSSVVFAVTQEKNFFKNERIIPEFVYYSDPNLMLNDLTLAKIHCAIVPWPTLLKYVPITSDSFKVLSSVEFRVSIPIDAIFINPVNKTKIKDLKGLKNKRFGYPPQVRELIPVVLKQLGIKETEIKLIEMPNSALVSALSQNQLDAILVLEPERTSALNQGLVALVEAVLPKNIVAPFPGSAYTITAKLIKNQKRIATKLKVLLDATVAFVDANVEDSRKMFLKFYNLDPNRYQNVYLPQFQKLVEINKGAVITLMSRMVEAGVLMNSFDIQPLFPEPAQFKQ, encoded by the coding sequence ATGACGAAATTACTTAATGCTATTATTGCGATTTTAACATTAGTTTTGATATTTATTATTGTCTATCCGCAGTGGCAGGAAAGTCGTCCCGTTACTGTCCGAATCGGGTGTGATAGCACGGTTAGTTCAGTAGTGTTTGCAGTTACTCAAGAAAAAAACTTTTTTAAGAACGAACGGATAATTCCAGAATTTGTTTATTATTCTGACCCGAACCTAATGCTAAATGATTTGACTTTAGCAAAAATCCACTGTGCCATTGTGCCTTGGCCAACTTTACTGAAATATGTTCCTATTACATCAGATTCATTCAAAGTGTTAAGTTCTGTTGAATTCCGCGTTTCCATTCCGATTGATGCCATCTTTATTAATCCAGTTAATAAGACGAAAATTAAAGACTTAAAAGGACTAAAAAATAAAAGATTCGGTTATCCGCCTCAGGTGCGAGAACTAATACCAGTGGTGTTGAAACAATTAGGCATTAAAGAGACAGAAATTAAATTAATTGAAATGCCTAATTCCGCATTAGTTTCTGCATTGAGCCAAAATCAACTGGATGCAATCTTAGTCTTAGAACCAGAGCGAACTTCGGCTTTGAATCAAGGTCTGGTTGCATTAGTTGAAGCAGTTCTGCCGAAAAATATCGTAGCACCATTTCCCGGCTCAGCCTATACGATAACCGCTAAACTAATTAAGAACCAGAAAAGAATTGCAACTAAACTGAAAGTATTACTTGATGCAACGGTTGCTTTTGTTGATGCTAATGTGGAAGATTCGCGGAAAATGTTTTTGAAGTTCTATAATTTAGACCCGAACCGCTATCAAAATGTCTACTTACCACAATTTCAAAAACTGGTTGAAATCAATAAAGGCGCTGTGATTACTTTAATGAGCAGAATGGTGGAAGCCGGCGTTTTGATGAATTCATTTGACATTCAGCCCTTGTTTCCTGAACCAGCACAATTCAAACAATAG
- a CDS encoding tetratricopeptide repeat protein, whose product MKSWRWIICLWLLGIVFNWAYSATPLDALLRGGRIHFQGGRYERAFQQFQSALNSYPGNPEARFWLALSLEKLGKSVESAENFDTCFIDARDYVDKMLKDNNIQYTVFNAFTRAGNIMNQKGNYDLAIKYFTRATESDPKNIQGYLQLAQIYSTVDSVAKIKGIADKLFQLDSLNPQINVILGKYFFKKQDWDSSLFYYEKSVKQFTNSLNKAKDLLSTELKIDSPKTETVLIKLSELRGTKQLESYIAESLKAKPKMTKLAGMSNEIYLIINLLSSSYFYAGSSALQKANTFTTETQQKQYLSLASNYFNEVLRYNPLDYDALFNLGFTQYRSGADTEAEKIFSSITQLALLPLSSLKESLARSLIAGVDDMKKGYWEIKTELIKDVEQELDKRKTFKTGYWYLYFPSLKNTTPAELASNLSKVFVSGLDPVAVEELMLFYGAVQTNLKKYDSAIVSFNTVLALNPKNQSAYRNLAVCYREKGEQKKAYEILQEGERIKKQP is encoded by the coding sequence ATGAAGTCTTGGCGATGGATAATTTGCCTTTGGCTTTTAGGAATCGTTTTTAACTGGGCTTATAGTGCAACACCTTTGGATGCCCTTCTGCGCGGGGGTAGAATCCATTTTCAAGGTGGCCGGTATGAAAGAGCCTTTCAGCAATTTCAATCGGCACTAAATAGTTATCCAGGAAATCCTGAAGCCCGGTTCTGGTTAGCATTGAGTTTAGAAAAGTTAGGTAAATCAGTTGAATCAGCCGAGAATTTTGATACTTGTTTTATCGATGCTCGAGATTATGTTGATAAGATGCTTAAGGATAATAATATTCAATATACGGTGTTTAATGCGTTCACCCGAGCAGGTAATATTATGAATCAAAAGGGCAATTACGACCTGGCAATTAAATATTTTACTCGGGCAACAGAATCTGACCCGAAAAATATTCAAGGTTATTTACAATTAGCCCAGATTTATAGCACAGTCGACAGTGTCGCAAAAATTAAAGGGATTGCGGATAAACTTTTTCAATTAGATTCGCTCAACCCACAAATTAATGTCATTTTAGGGAAATATTTCTTTAAAAAGCAGGACTGGGATTCTTCTTTGTTTTATTATGAAAAATCGGTCAAACAATTCACTAATAGCCTTAATAAAGCCAAAGATTTGTTAAGCACGGAATTAAAAATCGACTCGCCTAAAACCGAAACGGTCTTAATTAAGTTATCAGAATTGCGCGGCACAAAACAACTTGAAAGTTATATTGCCGAATCGTTAAAAGCCAAACCGAAAATGACAAAATTAGCCGGTATGAGTAACGAGATTTATCTGATTATTAATCTGCTTAGTAGCAGTTATTTCTATGCCGGCTCATCCGCATTACAAAAAGCAAATACTTTTACCACCGAAACCCAGCAAAAACAATATCTTAGTCTCGCCAGTAATTATTTTAATGAAGTCCTGCGCTATAATCCCTTAGATTATGATGCGTTGTTTAATTTAGGCTTTACCCAATATCGCTCCGGCGCTGATACTGAAGCCGAAAAGATTTTCAGTTCAATCACGCAATTAGCTCTATTGCCATTGTCATCATTAAAAGAATCTTTGGCTCGTAGTCTGATTGCAGGAGTTGATGATATGAAAAAAGGCTATTGGGAAATTAAAACAGAATTGATTAAAGATGTGGAACAAGAACTTGATAAGAGAAAGACTTTTAAGACCGGCTACTGGTATTTATACTTTCCAAGTCTAAAGAATACAACACCGGCTGAACTGGCTTCTAATTTATCAAAGGTTTTTGTCAGCGGATTAGACCCAGTAGCAGTTGAAGAATTGATGTTGTTTTATGGCGCAGTCCAAACTAATCTTAAAAAGTATGATTCTGCAATTGTCTCGTTTAATACAGTTTTAGCCTTAAATCCGAAAAATCAATCCGCTTATCGAAATTTAGCAGTTTGTTACCGGGAAAAAGGTGAACAGAAAAAAGCCTACGAGATACTTCAAGAAGGGGAAAGAATTAAAAAACAACCTTAA
- a CDS encoding M48 family metalloprotease, giving the protein MRQTLYDLINKNKIRTGLFIVAFSLILGVVGYVLVQIFHWGTAGYIFFGLFIIFYNILLYYNSDKIALAFSSAQVASADKYPQLHNVVEECAIAAGIPKPKVYIIADPMPNAFATGRNPQKASVAVTTGLLSMMNREELQGVIAHEISHIRNYDILIMTVAAIIGGLIILFRDIFLRSMFFMPKGRDRERRSGGGVLIIVGIALAIIAPILVWLIRAAISREREYLADASGAYLLRYPNGLASALAKIKNYQGKLRSASDATAHLFIANPFGSDRSSISNLFATHPPIEKRIQRLMQLQM; this is encoded by the coding sequence ATGAGACAAACTCTGTATGATTTAATTAATAAGAATAAAATCCGCACAGGTCTTTTTATTGTTGCTTTTAGTTTAATCTTAGGTGTCGTCGGTTATGTCTTAGTTCAAATCTTTCACTGGGGAACTGCAGGTTATATCTTTTTCGGATTGTTTATCATCTTTTATAATATTCTGTTATATTACAATTCGGATAAAATTGCCTTAGCCTTTTCATCAGCCCAAGTTGCTTCTGCAGATAAATATCCCCAACTTCATAATGTTGTTGAAGAATGCGCTATTGCCGCGGGTATTCCTAAACCGAAAGTTTATATTATCGCTGACCCAATGCCTAATGCCTTTGCTACTGGCCGTAATCCCCAAAAGGCTTCGGTGGCTGTAACTACCGGGCTTTTATCAATGATGAATCGTGAAGAACTTCAAGGTGTGATTGCGCATGAGATTTCGCATATTAGAAATTATGACATTCTGATTATGACCGTGGCTGCGATTATCGGTGGTCTGATTATCTTATTTCGAGATATATTTTTGCGATCAATGTTTTTTATGCCTAAAGGCAGAGACCGAGAACGACGCAGTGGCGGTGGCGTTTTAATAATAGTGGGAATTGCGTTAGCAATTATTGCACCAATTTTAGTCTGGTTGATCCGTGCCGCAATATCGCGCGAGCGAGAATATCTGGCAGATGCTTCTGGTGCTTATCTGTTGCGTTATCCAAATGGTTTAGCCTCAGCCTTAGCCAAAATCAAAAATTATCAAGGCAAACTCCGGTCCGCATCAGATGCCACGGCCCATCTTTTTATTGCTAATCCTTTTGGTTCAGACCGGAGTTCCATCTCTAATCTTTTTGCAACCCACCCACCAATAGAAAAGCGTATCCAACGACTAATGCAATTACAGATGTGA
- a CDS encoding LemA family protein, which translates to MIILLIVIAIIVVWLVSTYNVLVSRKNRVKNAWAQIDVQLKRRYDLIPNLVETVKGYAQHERELLEKVTQARAQALSAKTVGETAKANNALSETLKSLFAVAENYPTLKANENFLRLQEELSATENKIAFARQFYNDEAMAYKIIIERFPSNIVAGIFRFRPEEFYTIPETEKAPVKVSFTQD; encoded by the coding sequence ATGATTATTCTGTTAATAGTTATTGCGATTATTGTTGTTTGGTTAGTTAGCACTTATAATGTTTTAGTCAGTCGAAAGAATCGAGTTAAAAATGCCTGGGCACAGATTGATGTTCAGTTAAAGCGCCGATATGATTTGATTCCGAATTTAGTTGAAACAGTTAAAGGTTATGCCCAACACGAACGGGAATTGTTGGAAAAAGTTACGCAAGCACGAGCCCAAGCCCTTTCGGCTAAAACAGTCGGTGAGACCGCTAAAGCCAATAATGCGCTCTCCGAAACCCTGAAATCCTTGTTTGCGGTTGCAGAAAATTACCCCACACTTAAAGCTAATGAGAATTTCTTAAGACTTCAAGAAGAACTTTCGGCTACAGAAAATAAAATCGCCTTTGCCCGACAATTTTATAATGATGAGGCAATGGCGTATAAAATTATAATCGAACGGTTTCCCTCTAATATAGTTGCCGGCATCTTCCGATTCCGACCCGAAGAATTTTATACGATTCCAGAAACAGAAAAAGCACCTGTTAAAGTATCGTTTACACAAGACTAA
- a CDS encoding helix-turn-helix domain-containing protein, producing MQNIPLINYKELRKINPQNASQSVIEYLKSTGNNISHTAKAFGINRSVVYDIIDKFRQGNLKDRPKTPLHQLRKTDPEIETKVVAMKTKIHLGPKRLSRYL from the coding sequence ATGCAAAATATACCCCTTATCAATTATAAAGAATTAAGAAAAATCAACCCACAAAACGCCAGTCAATCTGTAATCGAATATCTTAAATCCACCGGTAATAATATCTCTCATACCGCAAAAGCATTCGGCATCAACCGCTCTGTAGTCTATGATATTATTGATAAATTCCGCCAAGGCAACTTAAAAGACCGTCCTAAAACACCTCTTCATCAACTAAGAAAAACAGATCCGGAAATCGAAACTAAAGTAGTCGCAATGAAAACTAAAATCCATCTCGGACCAAAAAGACTCTCCAGATATCTGTAA
- a CDS encoding integrase core domain-containing protein yields MRRHQAQIKELIRSKKRKKEKRECVDWYSAKPFEIVQIDVKHIRDQKALTIEQIIHLDTFKIPNYQWSALDVNSRFKLIAYSQEKSWINGLFFYFWVISWLRSHRVKCQIIFTVDNGEEFGGRSWLKVKELRKLLIGFGCRLVQNHKGHPEESAHLERSHRTDDEEFYIPRVFKIKSEAELLTEGLRYNYYYNNYREHSALDFKTPFEYLKEQMPDIDDNIRKVVPIMLDKVAVELGPWSGYHVLAPHRKCM; encoded by the coding sequence TTGCGAAGACATCAAGCCCAAATTAAAGAACTTATCCGTTCGAAGAAAAGAAAGAAGGAGAAAAGAGAATGTGTTGACTGGTATTCAGCCAAACCTTTTGAGATTGTCCAAATTGATGTCAAACACATCCGTGACCAAAAAGCCTTAACCATCGAGCAGATTATCCATCTTGATACTTTTAAGATACCTAATTATCAGTGGAGTGCGTTGGATGTGAACTCGCGTTTTAAGTTGATTGCTTATTCGCAAGAGAAGTCCTGGATCAACGGGTTATTTTTTTATTTTTGGGTGATATCGTGGTTACGCTCGCATAGGGTGAAGTGTCAGATTATCTTTACGGTGGATAATGGTGAAGAATTTGGTGGTCGGTCGTGGTTAAAAGTAAAAGAGTTGCGGAAATTACTGATTGGTTTTGGTTGTCGGTTGGTTCAGAATCACAAAGGGCATCCGGAAGAGAGCGCCCATTTAGAACGGTCGCATCGGACCGATGATGAAGAGTTCTATATTCCGAGAGTGTTTAAAATCAAATCCGAAGCCGAGCTTCTGACTGAAGGGTTAAGATACAATTACTATTACAACAATTATCGGGAGCATTCAGCACTTGACTTTAAGACACCATTTGAGTATCTTAAAGAGCAGATGCCGGATATTGATGATAATATTCGTAAGGTTGTACCGATAATGTTAGATAAAGTAGCGGTAGAATTAGGTCCTTGGAGTGGATACCATGTCTTGGCGCCGCACCGAAAATGTATGTAG